The sequence CATCGCGTTTGACGTGGGCTTTTGTTTTGGTGAACCGTTTTCTTGTATATCCGACAAAACTGATATTTAAAAATAAAAACTAAACGTGGCGTTAGCCCTGCAGTGAATAAATTTTGTTAAAATGGCGAACCAAATTTATGAACGAGGAGCGCAGACATGTGTCTACACATGTCTGTCAGCTACGTGTGAAGCGCCCCAACTAGCGGGCTTTGTAGCGACTCTAAACCCATTTGCCCTAATCATCCCAACAACGTCTGCAATCATCTCCCTAGTTGGCCCATTTGGTCCAACATCTACGTGTATTTCCAAATCTAAATCGAACAGTCCGATAGCCGCAAAATCCCCTACTAACTTTTCCGCAACGCTAAGAGAAATCAAAGC is a genomic window of Candidatus Curtissbacteria bacterium containing:
- a CDS encoding ribonuclease H-like YkuK family protein — encoded protein: FIGADTKGTYEVIIGTDSQAQSGEADFVSALIVHKKGRGGIYFWSRQKVENLHNLKQRIWQEALISLSVAEKLVGDFAAIGLFDLDLEIHVDVGPNGPTREMIADVVGMIRANGFRVATKPASWGASHVADRHV